From Denitrovibrio acetiphilus DSM 12809, the proteins below share one genomic window:
- a CDS encoding CBS domain-containing protein, with protein MNKKIAITHKNPDFDALASAYAAVLLYGLDSIVTATSYETSVKEYMTTEDINLPLVHYKEKDIENIDRLELLVITDCKLENRLEPLQSLIKKADKVIIYDHHPAHGEDIQADEKYIEEIGACTSMLVHLLKDKNINVTPVDASLLIAGIYEDTGMLTFTSTTVRDMEAAAWLLARGADLQMISDYVKREMSRDHVFMLNELLTNMSLVRIGAISIGLSDASSDQYVGEISYLAHKIMDIESLDALFILVRTGDRVVLVGRSRADEVNAATIAYHFGGGGHPTAASAVIKQQTLHEANSKLNLILHEVVKPVKMAGDIMNFPVKSLSVDTTFAQAIDMFMKHNLNMMPVVDGLKPVGMVSRKDILQGLKHELNNEPINSIMQVEFGSVEPDAPYYAVEELMLGSNQKMIIVQQSEELKGVITRTDLLRLMHEEISKMPRYQDGRLVKNEVKRFKNISSSVMSVMPDRVVDLLHDIGRMGDEQGFKCYLVGGVVRDILLRKNNEDIDIVVEGSAPAFAKKFAAKHNARVAVHAKFKTAVVIFPDGFRVDFATSRTEYYNFPASAPTVEDASIRNDLFRRDFSINAMAVKLNNSEFGTLLDFFGGQRDISDRKIRVLHSLSFVDDPSRALRAIRFAVRFDFSIGPHTDRLFKHAVSLNLFDRVIGPRMFLELKYILNEKNYTKALDMMKKYDMIRFFSKKVQMDDRKTALFEGLELILDWYSFQFEDEFELYVSRFIVLFWELDREDIGDLLDRFQLDDGKTKELLNNYIETKDVVNAVSRRNVNRPSYFTQFMDRLSTPCAVAASAVLGEQFEPYVKDYFTDYRFVKADIDGNDLKEAGVKPLMIYSKILSSLKNEKIDGKCLGRDAQMKRALVLAKELVKNG; from the coding sequence ATGAATAAGAAGATAGCGATAACACATAAAAATCCTGACTTTGATGCTCTTGCGAGTGCATATGCCGCTGTTCTGCTTTACGGGCTGGACAGTATCGTTACTGCCACGTCTTATGAAACAAGCGTAAAAGAGTATATGACCACAGAGGACATAAACCTGCCCTTGGTACACTACAAAGAGAAGGATATTGAAAACATCGACCGGCTGGAGCTTCTGGTTATAACAGACTGCAAGCTGGAAAACAGATTAGAACCCCTGCAAAGTCTAATCAAAAAGGCTGACAAGGTAATAATTTATGACCATCACCCCGCTCATGGGGAAGATATTCAGGCGGATGAAAAGTATATAGAAGAGATCGGTGCATGTACATCAATGCTGGTGCACCTTCTTAAAGATAAAAATATTAATGTGACGCCTGTTGACGCAAGCCTTCTCATTGCCGGAATATACGAAGATACAGGTATGCTGACCTTTACCAGTACGACAGTGCGGGACATGGAGGCTGCTGCCTGGCTTCTGGCGAGGGGAGCAGACCTTCAGATGATTAGCGATTATGTCAAAAGAGAGATGAGCAGAGATCATGTTTTTATGCTCAACGAACTGCTTACAAATATGAGTCTGGTGCGTATAGGTGCTATCAGCATCGGTTTGTCTGACGCTTCCAGCGACCAGTACGTGGGTGAAATATCTTATCTCGCACATAAAATAATGGATATTGAGAGCCTCGACGCACTTTTTATACTGGTACGCACGGGGGATCGTGTTGTTTTAGTCGGCAGGAGCAGGGCGGACGAAGTCAATGCTGCCACCATCGCATATCATTTTGGCGGAGGTGGGCACCCCACAGCAGCCAGTGCGGTTATAAAACAACAAACTCTCCATGAAGCGAACAGCAAGTTGAATCTGATATTGCACGAAGTAGTAAAGCCTGTGAAGATGGCGGGGGATATAATGAATTTCCCTGTGAAATCTCTGAGTGTGGATACTACATTTGCTCAGGCAATCGATATGTTTATGAAACATAATCTGAATATGATGCCAGTTGTGGACGGTCTGAAGCCTGTTGGTATGGTTTCCAGAAAGGATATCCTGCAAGGGCTGAAGCACGAACTGAACAATGAACCTATAAATTCCATTATGCAGGTTGAGTTTGGGTCAGTTGAGCCGGATGCCCCTTACTATGCAGTGGAAGAGCTTATGCTCGGTTCTAACCAAAAGATGATCATAGTTCAGCAGAGCGAAGAGCTTAAGGGTGTTATAACCCGCACAGACCTTTTGCGGCTTATGCACGAAGAGATATCAAAAATGCCGAGATATCAGGACGGCAGGCTTGTTAAAAACGAGGTTAAAAGATTTAAAAATATATCTTCGTCTGTGATGTCGGTCATGCCGGACAGAGTGGTTGATCTGCTTCATGATATAGGCAGGATGGGTGATGAACAGGGATTTAAGTGCTATCTTGTCGGCGGTGTTGTTCGTGACATACTCCTGAGAAAGAACAATGAGGATATTGATATTGTTGTTGAAGGGAGCGCACCGGCTTTTGCAAAGAAATTTGCAGCAAAGCACAATGCCAGAGTTGCCGTTCATGCAAAATTCAAGACAGCCGTTGTGATATTTCCTGACGGGTTCAGAGTAGATTTTGCCACCAGCCGTACAGAATATTATAATTTCCCGGCGAGTGCCCCTACTGTGGAAGATGCTTCTATCAGGAATGATCTCTTTCGCAGGGATTTCAGCATTAATGCGATGGCTGTTAAACTGAACAATAGTGAATTCGGAACATTGCTGGATTTTTTTGGCGGTCAGAGGGATATTTCAGATAGGAAAATCCGTGTTCTGCATTCTCTCAGCTTCGTTGATGACCCTTCGAGGGCTTTGCGTGCCATAAGGTTTGCTGTACGGTTTGATTTCAGTATCGGTCCTCACACGGACAGGCTTTTTAAACATGCCGTAAGCCTGAATCTTTTTGACAGGGTAATCGGACCGAGAATGTTTCTGGAGCTTAAGTATATTCTTAATGAGAAAAATTATACCAAAGCTCTTGATATGATGAAGAAATATGACATGATTCGATTCTTTTCCAAAAAGGTTCAGATGGACGACAGGAAAACTGCGTTATTTGAAGGGCTTGAGCTTATTCTTGACTGGTATTCATTTCAGTTTGAGGATGAGTTTGAACTGTATGTTTCACGCTTTATAGTCCTCTTCTGGGAACTGGACAGGGAAGATATCGGCGACCTTCTGGACAGGTTTCAGCTTGACGACGGAAAGACAAAAGAGCTTCTTAATAACTACATTGAGACAAAAGATGTTGTGAACGCTGTTTCAAGAAGAAATGTGAACAGACCATCTTATTTTACTCAGTTTATGGACAGGCTTTCGACACCTTGTGCTGTTGCCGCGTCTGCTGTGCTGGGCGAACAATTTGAGCCGTACGTTAAAGATTATTTTACAGATTATCGTTTTGTTAAAGCGGATATAGATGGAAACGACTTGAAAGAGGCAGGCGTCAAGCCTTTGATGATATATTCAAAAATACTGTCATCTTTAAAGAATGAAAAGATAGACGGTAAATGTTTAGGGAGAGATGCTCAGATGAAAAGAGCTCTGGTACTGGCAAAGGAACTGGTGAAAAATGGCTAA
- the xerA gene encoding site-specific tyrosine recombinase/integron integrase, with amino-acid sequence MDNAKLVSNFTNWMQYEMGLAENSVKAYHQDIENYIAFTLKPLVECGAQELVAYMTHLRKSGASIETVQRRISGISRFYDFLIMEKIISSNPVGFVSKPSKWEKLPVFLNFDEVEKLINSPDMSSGLGYRDRIIFETMYSTGMRISELVGLKVLDMDMHREIMKVTGKGSKQRFVPMYGSLAEKMKTYLDIRHDSLVKERDEGWLFLSRNGKKLDREYVWMIIKKYCERAGIKKNVSPHTLRHSFATHLLTNGADLRTIQVLLGHVDLSTTERYTQVTDNKARNTLLNCHPRFRK; translated from the coding sequence TTGGATAATGCAAAACTCGTATCTAATTTCACTAACTGGATGCAGTATGAGATGGGGCTGGCTGAAAATTCAGTTAAGGCATACCATCAGGACATAGAGAACTACATTGCTTTTACCCTTAAACCTCTTGTTGAGTGCGGTGCGCAGGAGCTTGTCGCCTATATGACCCATCTGCGTAAATCAGGCGCAAGTATCGAAACAGTCCAAAGACGGATATCCGGCATATCCCGTTTTTATGATTTTCTCATAATGGAAAAAATCATTTCTTCTAATCCTGTTGGGTTTGTCAGTAAACCTTCAAAATGGGAAAAACTCCCTGTTTTTCTGAATTTCGATGAAGTGGAGAAGCTGATTAATTCGCCCGATATGTCTTCCGGTCTTGGTTACAGAGACCGGATAATTTTTGAAACTATGTACTCAACCGGTATGCGCATAAGTGAGCTGGTGGGGTTGAAAGTTCTGGATATGGATATGCATCGGGAGATAATGAAAGTTACCGGAAAGGGGAGCAAGCAGCGCTTTGTGCCTATGTACGGGAGCCTAGCTGAAAAGATGAAAACCTATCTGGATATCAGACACGATTCTCTTGTTAAAGAACGTGACGAAGGCTGGCTTTTCCTAAGCAGAAACGGCAAAAAACTGGATAGAGAATATGTCTGGATGATAATAAAAAAATACTGTGAGCGTGCAGGAATAAAGAAAAATGTCTCTCCGCACACATTGAGGCACTCTTTTGCAACTCACCTTTTGACAAATGGAGCAGATTTACGCACAATACAGGTGCTTTTAGGACATGTCGACCTATCAACCACAGAGAGGTATACACAGGTGACTGATAATAAGGCTAGAAATACTCTTTTAAACTGTCATCCCAGGTTTAGGAAATGA
- a CDS encoding NADP-dependent malic enzyme codes for MSNNKKVTREEALEYHKYPRNGKIEVTPIKPCYTQRDLSLAYTPGVAEPCREIEANPELVYDYTSKGNLVAVVSNGTAVLGLGNIGAAAGKPVMEGKGVLFKRFADVDVFDIEINSQNPDDVIKACELMEPTFGGINLEDIKAPDCFYIEETLKEKLNIPVFHDDQHGTAIIAVAALINALDLINKKIGDIKIVINGAGAAGIAIGKLIILLGGKQENIYMCDTKGVIYTGRKEGMNKYKEEFAVDTDKRSLDDAMDGADVFLGLSVKGAVDKQMIKKMSRSPIIMAMANPDPEITPEEVAEVRGDAIMATGRSDYPNQVNNVLGFPFIFRGALDVRAKAINEEMKLAAVHALAELARQDVPETVCKAYGVNKIEYGPDYIIPKPFDPRVLTWVAPAVAKAAIDSGVAQKEIPSFEKYKDYLESRLSFAKEFTRHIISVAKQKPQRLVFPEGEHEKILRAASKLVDENIAMPILLGNPDRICEIAEKNNIDLRDITIINPSQSEKLDTYTKQIFELRNRKGMTEEEARRLLVRINDYYGAMMIANGDADCLLNGFARNYPDAIKPLMELLPLQEGYTSPSGAYFMVFRDRIVLCADTTVNIDPDADVLAQIAVQSADTCAKFEIEPKVAMISFSNFGSVRTPRTAKIREAVQMVKNKYPNLIIDGEMQADSALYRPIVDDAFPFSDIKGDASVLVFPNLEAGNSAYKLLWRLGGGIAIGPILQGFQSSVHVLQRGVDVNEIVNLAAIAVVDATEKAKQKHK; via the coding sequence ATGTCTAATAACAAGAAAGTGACCAGAGAAGAAGCTCTGGAGTATCATAAATACCCCAGAAACGGAAAGATAGAGGTCACACCTATCAAACCTTGCTACACGCAGAGAGATCTCTCTCTTGCCTATACCCCGGGTGTCGCAGAACCTTGCAGAGAGATTGAGGCAAACCCTGAACTTGTCTATGACTACACATCTAAGGGCAACCTTGTTGCAGTTGTTTCAAACGGAACTGCCGTACTGGGGCTCGGCAACATTGGCGCAGCAGCAGGTAAGCCGGTTATGGAGGGGAAAGGCGTACTCTTTAAAAGATTCGCCGATGTTGATGTTTTCGACATAGAAATCAACTCACAAAACCCCGACGACGTAATAAAAGCATGTGAACTCATGGAGCCTACTTTCGGCGGCATAAACCTTGAAGATATTAAAGCGCCCGACTGTTTTTATATAGAAGAAACACTTAAAGAAAAACTTAATATTCCTGTTTTTCATGACGACCAGCACGGAACAGCAATCATCGCCGTTGCAGCTCTGATAAACGCTCTTGACCTTATCAACAAAAAGATAGGGGACATCAAAATCGTAATCAACGGAGCAGGTGCAGCAGGCATCGCAATAGGCAAGCTCATTATACTGCTGGGCGGTAAACAGGAAAACATATATATGTGCGACACAAAAGGTGTCATTTATACCGGACGTAAAGAAGGGATGAACAAATACAAAGAGGAGTTTGCTGTAGATACAGACAAGCGCTCTCTTGATGATGCCATGGACGGAGCAGATGTTTTCCTCGGGCTTTCCGTAAAGGGAGCCGTGGACAAGCAGATGATCAAGAAAATGTCCAGAAGTCCTATCATAATGGCTATGGCAAACCCTGACCCTGAAATAACCCCGGAAGAAGTGGCAGAAGTACGCGGTGACGCCATAATGGCAACCGGACGCTCTGACTATCCTAATCAGGTTAATAACGTTCTCGGCTTTCCGTTCATCTTCAGAGGCGCATTGGACGTCAGAGCCAAAGCCATCAACGAAGAGATGAAGCTTGCTGCTGTACATGCTCTCGCGGAGCTTGCCAGACAGGACGTACCTGAAACTGTCTGTAAGGCATACGGCGTAAATAAAATTGAATATGGTCCGGACTATATCATTCCGAAGCCATTTGACCCAAGAGTTCTCACATGGGTTGCTCCCGCTGTTGCAAAAGCAGCGATAGACTCAGGTGTTGCACAGAAAGAAATACCTAGTTTCGAAAAATATAAAGATTACCTCGAATCAAGACTCTCTTTTGCCAAGGAGTTCACAAGACACATTATCTCTGTTGCCAAGCAGAAACCTCAGCGTCTTGTTTTCCCTGAAGGCGAACACGAGAAAATACTCAGGGCAGCAAGCAAGCTTGTTGACGAAAACATCGCAATGCCTATTCTTCTGGGTAACCCCGACCGCATATGTGAGATAGCAGAGAAAAATAACATCGACCTCAGAGATATAACTATCATTAACCCGTCACAGTCAGAGAAACTGGACACTTACACTAAACAAATCTTCGAGCTTCGCAACCGTAAAGGGATGACAGAAGAGGAAGCAAGAAGACTTCTTGTCCGCATTAACGACTATTACGGAGCCATGATGATAGCAAACGGAGACGCAGACTGTCTGCTCAACGGGTTTGCCAGGAATTATCCTGACGCTATCAAACCGCTTATGGAGCTTCTTCCTCTTCAGGAAGGCTACACAAGCCCTTCCGGTGCTTACTTTATGGTTTTCCGCGACAGAATAGTCCTTTGCGCAGACACAACAGTGAATATAGACCCTGATGCAGATGTTCTGGCACAGATTGCAGTCCAGTCCGCAGACACATGTGCAAAATTTGAAATCGAACCTAAAGTGGCAATGATATCTTTCTCTAACTTTGGTTCTGTCCGTACACCTAGAACAGCAAAAATACGTGAAGCTGTTCAGATGGTTAAAAACAAATACCCTAACCTCATAATTGATGGTGAAATGCAGGCTGACTCCGCACTTTATAGACCTATCGTGGATGATGCCTTCCCGTTCTCTGATATCAAAGGGGATGCAAGCGTTCTGGTTTTCCCTAACCTTGAGGCAGGAAACAGCGCATATAAACTTCTCTGGAGACTCGGTGGAGGCATAGCAATTGGTCCTATCCTTCAGGGATTCCAAAGCTCTGTTCACGTTCTCCAAAGAGGTGTGGATGTTAACGAAATAGTTAATCTGGCTGCAATAGCTGTAGTTGATGCTACTGAAAAAGCAAAACAAAAGCATAAATAA
- a CDS encoding arsenate reductase ArsC, with the protein MGIKKILFVCVHNSARSQMAEAFLNKYAEGKYIAESAGLKECSVNQYAIKAMDEIGIDISLNSSNLVFDYFKQGRLYHYVVKVCDPKSSERCPVFPNIIASYNWDIKDPSLTTGTEEEILQTVRQIRDSLEKNVINWLKEH; encoded by the coding sequence ATGGGGATAAAGAAAATTCTTTTTGTATGTGTGCACAACAGTGCCAGAAGTCAAATGGCTGAAGCATTCCTGAATAAATATGCCGAAGGTAAATATATCGCAGAAAGTGCAGGACTAAAAGAATGCTCTGTCAACCAATATGCCATTAAAGCGATGGATGAAATCGGTATAGATATCTCCCTAAACAGCTCAAATCTAGTTTTTGATTATTTTAAACAGGGACGTCTTTACCATTACGTTGTCAAAGTATGCGACCCAAAATCATCTGAAAGATGTCCGGTTTTCCCTAACATAATAGCCAGCTATAACTGGGATATCAAAGACCCCAGCCTGACCACAGGAACCGAGGAAGAAATATTACAGACTGTCCGCCAGATAAGAGATTCTCTCGAAAAAAATGTCATAAACTGGCTCAAAGAACACTGA
- a CDS encoding thioredoxin domain-containing protein — MQNKLINEKSLYLRQHAENPVAWQPYNNETLAMAKRENKPLFISIGYSSCHWCHVMAHETFEDTKAAEVINKNFIPIKIDREEHPEIDKKYQFYLQATGKRGGWPLSVFTLPDGRAFFGGTYFPPEPRHNLPSFTDITNQLGKLYREKPQEALKYAENYQKFHQKFIQAEHTVESLHELSADDILSIFKNMTDKEFGGIGTDAKFPNIPVLTSLMTYYEDTEVSDFLKMTADKMCTSGLYDHVNGGFYRYTVDREWHVPHFEKMLYDNAQNASFLLDMFEKTDNLLYLKVAEKTIDFILSEFNTEFGLISSMDADSPSDDGKNVEGFYYLVSEAHANPIKEHIDLYEGVVNVRTADYETYLILESHFEKLRTSNERQKPAKDTKVILSQNMLFCSALLRMFEMSGKEFYMEQATALIGKMKHLHMDEENLYRINYGGDIFNSITLEDYAFTVKTYLDFFEITNERPFLAEAASIAEAAIERFYAGGIFYLDSNKTIVDTFDDSTPNPSSLLAGLIDKYADFINIPKDKDMLDFASDRLTKYAGGHPTLFTYMKGYLAR, encoded by the coding sequence ATGCAGAACAAACTAATAAATGAAAAAAGCCTGTACCTCAGGCAGCATGCAGAAAATCCTGTCGCATGGCAGCCTTATAATAATGAAACTCTGGCAATGGCAAAAAGAGAGAATAAGCCCCTTTTCATAAGCATAGGGTACAGCTCCTGCCACTGGTGCCACGTTATGGCTCACGAGACTTTCGAAGATACAAAAGCAGCGGAAGTTATAAACAAAAATTTTATTCCAATTAAAATAGACAGAGAAGAACACCCTGAAATAGATAAAAAATACCAGTTTTATCTACAAGCTACAGGAAAACGAGGCGGCTGGCCTCTTAGCGTCTTCACACTTCCCGACGGCAGAGCATTCTTTGGCGGGACATACTTTCCACCGGAACCGAGGCACAACCTCCCCTCTTTTACAGATATAACAAATCAGCTCGGGAAGCTCTACCGAGAAAAACCTCAGGAAGCTTTGAAATATGCTGAAAACTATCAAAAGTTTCACCAAAAATTCATACAGGCGGAACATACTGTTGAGTCACTGCATGAACTTAGTGCTGATGACATCCTGAGTATATTTAAAAACATGACAGATAAAGAATTTGGCGGTATCGGCACAGACGCAAAGTTTCCGAATATTCCGGTGCTGACATCCCTTATGACATATTATGAAGATACGGAAGTTTCAGATTTTCTGAAAATGACTGCGGATAAAATGTGCACTTCAGGTTTATATGACCACGTGAACGGCGGTTTCTACCGTTATACCGTAGACAGAGAATGGCATGTGCCTCATTTCGAAAAAATGCTCTACGACAATGCTCAGAATGCATCTTTTCTGCTTGATATGTTTGAAAAGACAGATAATTTGCTATATTTGAAAGTCGCTGAAAAAACTATAGATTTCATCCTTTCTGAGTTCAATACAGAGTTCGGTCTTATATCATCCATGGATGCTGACAGCCCTTCTGATGACGGAAAAAATGTCGAAGGATTCTACTATCTTGTATCAGAAGCCCATGCGAACCCCATCAAGGAACACATCGACCTCTATGAAGGGGTAGTAAATGTCAGAACAGCAGACTACGAAACTTACCTCATCCTTGAAAGCCACTTTGAAAAACTGAGGACATCAAATGAAAGGCAGAAGCCAGCAAAAGACACTAAAGTTATACTTTCCCAGAACATGCTCTTCTGCTCCGCTCTTCTGCGCATGTTTGAGATGTCCGGCAAAGAATTTTATATGGAACAGGCAACGGCTCTTATCGGAAAAATGAAACACCTTCACATGGATGAGGAAAATCTGTACCGCATTAATTACGGAGGGGATATTTTCAATAGTATCACTCTTGAAGATTATGCGTTTACCGTGAAAACATATCTGGATTTCTTTGAAATAACCAATGAACGTCCTTTCCTCGCAGAGGCGGCATCAATAGCAGAAGCAGCTATTGAAAGATTTTACGCCGGCGGTATATTCTATCTGGACAGCAATAAAACTATTGTGGATACTTTTGACGACTCCACACCTAACCCATCGTCCCTGCTTGCGGGGCTTATAGACAAATACGCAGACTTCATAAACATACCAAAAGATAAAGACATGTTAGATTTCGCATCAGACAGACTAACCAAATACGCAGGCGGACACCCCACCCTGTTCACTTATATGAAAGGATATTTAGCCAGATGA
- a CDS encoding DNA alkylation repair protein gives MTSQEILSKLKELGNEENLKGMAKYGINTSSALGVNVQVLREIAAETGKDNDLAVELWDTGIHEAKILATIIAEPEKFDEGTLDKWANDINSWDLCDQFTNNLVFHTEFAMGKILEWCVADEQFVKRAGFATMANYALKSPDLREKDVEGFFGLIMNECGDKRNYVRKAVSWALRNIGKRTLHYNRKAVKLAKQMKDEPIRPAKETAGEAIKELQKPDLLKKLKDKQEEEK, from the coding sequence ATGACATCACAGGAAATTTTAAGCAAACTCAAAGAACTTGGTAATGAAGAAAACCTTAAAGGGATGGCAAAATATGGAATTAATACCTCCAGCGCACTCGGGGTTAACGTTCAGGTTTTACGGGAAATAGCTGCCGAAACCGGAAAGGACAATGATCTTGCAGTAGAGCTATGGGACACAGGCATCCATGAAGCAAAAATACTGGCAACGATAATTGCCGAACCGGAAAAATTCGACGAGGGAACACTCGATAAATGGGCGAACGACATAAACTCGTGGGATCTATGCGACCAGTTTACCAATAACCTTGTCTTCCATACAGAATTCGCTATGGGAAAAATCCTAGAATGGTGCGTTGCGGACGAACAGTTTGTCAAACGTGCCGGATTTGCAACTATGGCAAACTATGCTTTAAAATCTCCTGACCTCAGAGAGAAAGATGTAGAAGGTTTTTTCGGGCTGATCATGAACGAATGCGGAGACAAACGCAACTATGTCCGTAAAGCTGTAAGCTGGGCATTGCGCAACATAGGCAAACGCACCCTGCACTATAACAGAAAAGCTGTTAAGCTCGCAAAACAGATGAAAGACGAACCGATAAGACCAGCCAAAGAGACTGCCGGTGAAGCTATAAAAGAACTTCAGAAACCTGATCTGCTTAAAAAACTTAAAGACAAGCAGGAAGAAGAAAAATAA
- a CDS encoding cysteine-rich small domain-containing protein: MSYKHFSNIKCEYYPCHKIEDQNCLFCYCPLYFFKDCGGDPSYIGQIKDCSKCVRNHDEESYDFIMKRLKPAFKRIGKDLEMLTLCPDENKL; the protein is encoded by the coding sequence TTGAGTTATAAGCACTTTTCAAACATTAAATGCGAATATTACCCCTGCCATAAAATAGAAGATCAGAACTGCCTATTTTGCTACTGCCCTCTCTATTTCTTCAAAGACTGCGGCGGAGACCCATCGTACATAGGTCAGATCAAAGACTGTTCAAAATGCGTCAGAAATCATGACGAAGAGAGCTACGATTTTATTATGAAAAGACTCAAACCCGCTTTTAAGCGCATTGGCAAAGACTTAGAGATGCTGACTCTTTGTCCGGATGAAAATAAATTATAA
- a CDS encoding RrF2 family transcriptional regulator, translated as MDSFILREEDYAIRIIIYLATEGKMVKTKDICKSLYLSRPIVVKIINKLKSCGFLITKTGKEGGLTIAEKIYDASLYDILQCMGFNSRMNQCTTHKATCKLMPICSVNVLFCEIQQDIENRLKQAKIKEFLFENRDRKLVN; from the coding sequence ATGGATTCTTTCATATTAAGAGAAGAAGATTACGCTATAAGGATAATCATCTATCTTGCAACTGAGGGCAAAATGGTTAAAACAAAAGATATCTGCAAAAGCCTTTATCTTTCCCGCCCTATCGTTGTCAAAATTATCAATAAACTCAAATCCTGCGGGTTCCTCATCACTAAAACCGGCAAAGAAGGCGGGCTCACCATTGCTGAAAAGATATACGATGCCAGCCTTTACGACATCTTGCAGTGTATGGGGTTCAATTCCCGCATGAACCAGTGCACAACGCACAAGGCAACCTGCAAACTGATGCCTATATGCAGCGTTAACGTTCTTTTCTGCGAAATACAGCAGGACATCGAAAACCGTCTTAAACAAGCAAAGATCAAAGAGTTTCTCTTTGAAAATAGAGACAGAAAACTGGTTAACTAA
- a CDS encoding cbb3-type cytochrome c oxidase subunit I — MNEYQYDYKTAQGFVLSAIFWGVIGLLAGLLISAQMWDANLNFGEYFSFGRLRTFHTNVLAYGLGIGAEFGLFYYIVIRLTKRPLVLPKLARAHLWIFNIGIAAAGLSLLLGMNQSLEYAEFEWPIDVAIVILWVMFAINVLGTIFLRKEKHLYVSLWYIIATVITVAILYIVNNLSIPATLTKSYHLFAGVNSANVEWWYGHNAVGFLFTTPILAMFYYFLPKSTGLPLFSHRLSIISFWSLIFAYLWTGAHHLVYTPLPDWIQTLAIAFTLFLIAPSWGSVVNGYFTVDRDWSRMRTHYLTKFFIVGITFYGLQTIQGPSQGIRVISSLIHYTDWVPGHVHMGTMGWVTMVICASVYYMIPAMYKTEIYSEKVANTHFWLVLVGQLMFSITMWITGIQQGAMWKMTTEDGTLQYTFMEGLVRNYPYWQMRTVAGVIFVVGMLFFIYNVAMTIIKGKKNLAKLQSA, encoded by the coding sequence ATGAACGAGTATCAATACGACTACAAGACAGCACAGGGGTTTGTCCTGTCTGCTATCTTCTGGGGTGTTATTGGTCTTCTGGCAGGTCTTCTCATATCTGCACAAATGTGGGACGCTAATCTTAACTTTGGCGAATACTTTTCATTTGGCAGACTGAGAACCTTCCACACCAATGTTCTTGCATACGGTCTTGGTATCGGTGCAGAGTTTGGTCTTTTTTACTATATTGTTATACGGCTTACCAAGAGACCTTTGGTTCTTCCTAAGCTTGCAAGAGCTCACCTGTGGATATTTAACATAGGTATTGCTGCTGCCGGTCTTTCACTTCTTTTAGGAATGAATCAGTCCCTTGAATACGCTGAATTCGAGTGGCCAATTGACGTTGCTATCGTTATCCTGTGGGTAATGTTTGCAATCAACGTACTCGGAACAATATTCCTAAGAAAAGAGAAGCACCTTTATGTTTCTCTGTGGTACATTATTGCAACAGTCATCACGGTTGCAATACTTTACATTGTAAACAACCTTTCGATTCCAGCAACACTGACAAAGTCTTATCACCTCTTTGCAGGTGTTAACAGTGCAAATGTAGAATGGTGGTATGGACACAATGCCGTGGGATTCCTTTTCACAACTCCAATACTGGCAATGTTCTACTACTTTCTACCCAAATCAACAGGGCTTCCTCTGTTCTCACACAGACTGTCCATCATCTCTTTCTGGTCACTGATTTTCGCTTATCTGTGGACAGGTGCTCACCACCTTGTTTACACTCCGCTGCCAGACTGGATCCAGACACTTGCTATAGCTTTTACACTCTTTCTCATCGCACCGTCATGGGGTTCTGTTGTAAACGGCTACTTCACTGTTGATAGAGACTGGTCAAGGATGAGAACACACTACCTCACTAAATTCTTCATAGTAGGTATCACATTCTACGGTCTCCAGACTATACAGGGACCATCGCAGGGTATCCGTGTTATCAGCTCCCTTATCCACTATACAGACTGGGTTCCGGGGCACGTACACATGGGGACAATGGGCTGGGTGACAATGGTTATCTGCGCTTCTGTCTACTACATGATTCCTGCTATGTATAAAACAGAAATATACAGTGAAAAGGTCGCAAATACACACTTCTGGCTTGTGCTTGTGGGACAGCTTATGTTCTCCATCACTATGTGGATCACTGGCATCCAGCAGGGAGCAATGTGGAAAATGACTACAGAGGACGGTACTCTCCAGTACACCTTCATGGAAGGTCTGGTTCGTAACTATCCTTACTGGCAGATGAGAACAGTTGCCGGTGTCATATTTGTAGTAGGGATGCTCTTCTTTATCTACAACGTCGCCATGACCATAATCAAAGGCAAGAAAAACCTTGCTAAACTTCAGTCAGCATAA